The proteins below come from a single Corylus avellana chromosome ca3, CavTom2PMs-1.0 genomic window:
- the LOC132175829 gene encoding protein JINGUBANG-like, producing MACPQSCNSENESQSESTHHQSELKSLLSLPSLQSVPSLTSQSHRQQLYLSNTHHHCLTTLKGHTSYISSLTLAGEFLYTGSSDREIRSWKRNPLQYSDSDDHETLTNNLVAAGKGAVKSLVVQADKVFSAHQDRKIRVWKINYQEPDHHQKYTRLATLPTLGDRAFNLLMPKNQVQIRRHKKCTWVHHVDAVSALALSDDESLLYSVSWDRTLKIWRTKDFKCLESLANAHDDAINALALSNDGHVYTGSADKKIKVWKQNIEDDRKKKHFLVATLEKHNSGINALALSSDGAVLYSGACDRSILVWKKGSGGSGMEVVGALRGHGKAILCLAVVSDLVCSGSADRTVRVWRGLERNYSCLAVLEGHRGPVKCITAAVDGCNTTSDEAYLVYSGGLDCDIKVWQVLVPIL from the exons ATGGCATGCCCACAATCTTGTAACTCAGAGAACGAGTCTCAGTCTGAGTCCACCCACCATCAATCCGAGTTAAAATCTCTTCTTTCCCTCCCAAGCCTCCAATCAGTTCCTTCACTCACCTCACAATCCCACCGCCAACAACTCTATCTTTCCAACACCCACCACCACTGCCTCACAACTCTCAAAGGCCACACCTCCTACATATCCTCTCTCACCCTCGCCGGAGAGTTCCTCTACACCGGCTCTTCCGACAGAGAAATCCGCTCCTGGAAGCGCAACCCTTTACAGTACTCCGATTCCGATGATCACGAAACTCTAACAAACAACCTGGTTGCCGCCGGGAAGGGTGCAGTGAAGTCCCTCGTCGTTCAGGCCGACAAAGTCTTCAGCGCTCATCAAGACCGCAAAATTCGGGTATGGAAAATCAACTACCAAGAGCCTGACCATCATCAAAAGTACACGCGCTTAGCCACGCTCCCAACGCTTGGCGACCGCGCGTTCAACCTCCTGATGCCGAAAAACCAGGTTCAGATTCGACGGCACAAAAAATGCACTTGGGTCCACCACGTGGACGCCGTTTCAGCACTCGCTCTGTCGGACGACGAGTCGCTCCTCTACTCCGTCTCGTGGGATCGGACGCTCAAAATCTGGCGAACCAAGGATTTCAAATGCTTGGAATCCCTCGCAAACGCCCATGACGACGCAATCAACGCGCTGGCATTATCTAACGACGGCCACGTGTACACCGGCTCAGCCGACAAGAAAATCAAGGTGTGGAAGCAAAACATAGAAGATGATCGgaagaagaagcattttttAGTTGCCACGCTGGAGAAACACAACTCCGGGATCAATGCATTGGCTCTCAGCAGCGATGGTGCTGTGCTCTACTCTGGTGCATGTGACAGATCCATATTg gTATGGAAGAAGGGTAGCGGTGGCAGTGGCATGGAGGTTGTGGGCGCGCTTAGAGGCCACGGGAAGGCCATATTGTGCTTGGCGGTTGTGTCTGATTTGGTTTGCAGTGGCTCGGCAGATAGGACGGTTAGGGTTTGGAGAGGTTTAGAGAGAAATTACAGTTGTCTGGCAGTTTTGGAAGGACACAGGGGCCCGGTGAAGTGCATAACTGCAGCAGTTGATGGTTGCAACACTACATCGGACGAAGCTTACCTCGTTTACAGCGGTGGTTTGGACTGTGACATTAAGGTTTGGCAGGTTTTGGTTCCTATTCTTTAG
- the LOC132175847 gene encoding uncharacterized protein LOC132175847 isoform X1 encodes MLVRRSIIVTNVHFSRGNFFKHLPNSTPTTISCPHRIIGTQTLITTSALSSSSYFETLTSHQKDQVHLYVDTLLQWNQRMNLTAVTEVNEVMERHIEDSLAIIPPITNSYISHCNNSIKNINLVDVGSGAGLPGLILAIACPDWKVTLLESMNKRCVFLEHAIGLTGLSNVKVIRGRAESLGQDLCFREKFDVAVARAVSEMRVLAEYCLPLVRVGGLFVAAKGHNPQAEVKNAERAIQMMGASVLQLCSVESHSPYGQRTAIICLKDHPTPRKYPREPGTPAKAPL; translated from the exons ATGTTAGTTAGGCGTAGCATCATTGTTACCAACGTTCATTTTTCTCGCGGGAATTTCTTCAAGCACCTTCCGAACTCAACGCCAACGACTATTTCTTGCCCGCACAGAATCATCGGCACGCAAACCCTAATCACCACTAGTGCCCTTAGCTCTTCTTCCTATTTCGAAACCCTAACTTCCCACCAAAAAGATCAGGTCCATCTCTACGTCGACACTCTTCTCCAATGGAaccag AGAATGAATCTCACTGCCGTTACAGAGGTAAACGAGGTTATGGAAAGGCACATTGAGGATTCACTTGCAATTATACCCCCTATAACAAATTCTTATATCTCTCACTGTAACAACTCAATCAAAAACATTAACCTTGTTGATGTCGGAAGTGGCGCGGGGCTTCCCGGATTGATTTTAGCTATTGCTTGCCCGG ATTGGAAGGTCACGCTGTTGGAGTCTATGAACAAGAGGTGTGTTTTCTTGGAGCATGCAATAGGTCTTACTGGATTATCTAATGTCAAAGTTATAAGAGGAAGAGCAGAg AGTTTGGGGCAGGATCTTTGCTTCAGAGAGAAATTTGATGTAGCAGTGGCAAGAGCAGTTTCAGAAATGAGAGTCTTAG CTGAATACTGTCTTCCTCTGGTTCGTGTTGGTGGTTTGTTTGTAGCTGCAAAGGGTCATAATCCTCAG GCGGAAGTCAAGAACGCAGAAAGAGCTATTCAAATGATGGGTGCTTCCGTGTTGCAACTGTGCTCAG TGGAGTCACACAGCCCATATGGACAGCGAACTGCCATCATATGCTTAAAAGATCACCCCACCCCAAGGAAGTATCCTCGTGAGCCAGGTACACCTGCGAAAGCACCACTGTAA
- the LOC132175847 gene encoding uncharacterized protein LOC132175847 isoform X3, with protein sequence MLVRRSIIVTNVHFSRGNFFKHLPNSTPTTISCPHRIIGTQTLITTSALSSSSYFETLTSHQKDQVHLYVDTLLQWNQRMNLTAVTEVNEVMERHIEDSLAIIPPITNSYISHCNNSIKNINLVDVGSGAGLPGLILAIACPDWKVTLLESMNKRCVFLEHAIGLTGLSNVKVIRGRAESLGQDLCFREKFDVAVARAVSEMRVLAEYCLPLVRVGGLFVAAKGHNPQGNSLAVQGC encoded by the exons ATGTTAGTTAGGCGTAGCATCATTGTTACCAACGTTCATTTTTCTCGCGGGAATTTCTTCAAGCACCTTCCGAACTCAACGCCAACGACTATTTCTTGCCCGCACAGAATCATCGGCACGCAAACCCTAATCACCACTAGTGCCCTTAGCTCTTCTTCCTATTTCGAAACCCTAACTTCCCACCAAAAAGATCAGGTCCATCTCTACGTCGACACTCTTCTCCAATGGAaccag AGAATGAATCTCACTGCCGTTACAGAGGTAAACGAGGTTATGGAAAGGCACATTGAGGATTCACTTGCAATTATACCCCCTATAACAAATTCTTATATCTCTCACTGTAACAACTCAATCAAAAACATTAACCTTGTTGATGTCGGAAGTGGCGCGGGGCTTCCCGGATTGATTTTAGCTATTGCTTGCCCGG ATTGGAAGGTCACGCTGTTGGAGTCTATGAACAAGAGGTGTGTTTTCTTGGAGCATGCAATAGGTCTTACTGGATTATCTAATGTCAAAGTTATAAGAGGAAGAGCAGAg AGTTTGGGGCAGGATCTTTGCTTCAGAGAGAAATTTGATGTAGCAGTGGCAAGAGCAGTTTCAGAAATGAGAGTCTTAG CTGAATACTGTCTTCCTCTGGTTCGTGTTGGTGGTTTGTTTGTAGCTGCAAAGGGTCATAATCCTCAG GGAAACAGTTTGGCAGTACAGGGCTGCTAG
- the LOC132175847 gene encoding uncharacterized protein LOC132175847 isoform X2, whose translation MLVRRSIIVTNVHFSRGNFFKHLPNSTPTTISCPHRIIGTQTLITTSALSSSSYFETLTSHQKDQVHLYVDTLLQWNQRMNLTAVTEVNEVMERHIEDSLAIIPPITNSYISHCNNSIKNINLVDVGSGAGLPGLILAIACPDWKVTLLESMNKRCVFLEHAIGLTGLSNVKVIRGRAESLGQDLCFREKFDVAVARAVSEMRVLAEYCLPLVRVGGLFVAAKGHNPQAEVKNAERAIQMMGASVLQLCSVFFPCAQWSHTAHMDSELPSYA comes from the exons ATGTTAGTTAGGCGTAGCATCATTGTTACCAACGTTCATTTTTCTCGCGGGAATTTCTTCAAGCACCTTCCGAACTCAACGCCAACGACTATTTCTTGCCCGCACAGAATCATCGGCACGCAAACCCTAATCACCACTAGTGCCCTTAGCTCTTCTTCCTATTTCGAAACCCTAACTTCCCACCAAAAAGATCAGGTCCATCTCTACGTCGACACTCTTCTCCAATGGAaccag AGAATGAATCTCACTGCCGTTACAGAGGTAAACGAGGTTATGGAAAGGCACATTGAGGATTCACTTGCAATTATACCCCCTATAACAAATTCTTATATCTCTCACTGTAACAACTCAATCAAAAACATTAACCTTGTTGATGTCGGAAGTGGCGCGGGGCTTCCCGGATTGATTTTAGCTATTGCTTGCCCGG ATTGGAAGGTCACGCTGTTGGAGTCTATGAACAAGAGGTGTGTTTTCTTGGAGCATGCAATAGGTCTTACTGGATTATCTAATGTCAAAGTTATAAGAGGAAGAGCAGAg AGTTTGGGGCAGGATCTTTGCTTCAGAGAGAAATTTGATGTAGCAGTGGCAAGAGCAGTTTCAGAAATGAGAGTCTTAG CTGAATACTGTCTTCCTCTGGTTCGTGTTGGTGGTTTGTTTGTAGCTGCAAAGGGTCATAATCCTCAG GCGGAAGTCAAGAACGCAGAAAGAGCTATTCAAATGATGGGTGCTTCCGTGTTGCAACTGTGCTCAG TATTCTTTCCATGTGCTCAGTGGAGTCACACAGCCCATATGGACAGCGAACTGCCATCATATGCTTAA